TCTGGTCGTGTGATGCCTCATACGATCTCGATACCACACCGGCACTGAAAAATATTTGGGACCATATTTTACCGACTTAGTCAATATATTCGCCTCTATTTTTCGCATCAAAAACTCGAGTCCGTATACGGGTGTACCAGCGTCAGGTCGAGCGCGTGACGACGAAACCCCTATTGACGATCCGCAAATACACTCCGGCATGAGTTATCGGATCGACGAAATCGACGAGCGGATCTTGTACTATCTCGGGAGGGATGCTCGAAACACCTCGGCACCCCAGATCGCGAAAGAGGTGGACGTGACGCCGGCGACGGTCCGCAACCGGATCCGACAGCTCGAAGAGGAGGGGATCGTCCGCGGCTATCACGCAGACATCGACTACGAGGCGACCGACGGGAGGGTGACGACCCAGTTCACCTGTACGGCGCCGGTGAGCGACCGCTCCAATATCGCGAACGAGGCCCTCGGGACTCACGGGGTCGTGAGCGTCCGCGAACTTCTGGCGGGACAGGAGAATCTGGTCGTCACCGCGGTCGGCGCGGACACCGACGACATCAACCGCATCGCTCAGCGGCTCTCCGGGCTCGGGGTCACGATCGAGCGCGAGGACATCGTCCGTGACGACGTCGTCCAGCCCTACCAGTCGTTCGCGCCCGACGCGGACCAGCCGCGGTCGGCGATCCGGGACTTCCAGAGCGTCGTCGGTGGCGCCGAAGTGGTCGAGTTCACCGTCTCCGAGAGCGCCGAGATCACCGACCGGACGCTCGAAGCCGCGAACAGCGACGGCCTCCTCCCCGACGAAGCCCTCGTCGTCAGCATCGAACGCGGCGAGGACCGCATCACGCCCGACGGGGACACGCGGATCGAGGCCGGCGACGTCGTGTCGATCTTCTCCCCCGAGCAGTTCCCCGAACGGCTCGTTCGAACATTCGAGGCAGCCGAGTGACGGTGACCTGCCGCTCGG
The window above is part of the Halosimplex rubrum genome. Proteins encoded here:
- a CDS encoding Lrp/AsnC family transcriptional regulator, with amino-acid sequence MSYRIDEIDERILYYLGRDARNTSAPQIAKEVDVTPATVRNRIRQLEEEGIVRGYHADIDYEATDGRVTTQFTCTAPVSDRSNIANEALGTHGVVSVRELLAGQENLVVTAVGADTDDINRIAQRLSGLGVTIEREDIVRDDVVQPYQSFAPDADQPRSAIRDFQSVVGGAEVVEFTVSESAEITDRTLEAANSDGLLPDEALVVSIERGEDRITPDGDTRIEAGDVVSIFSPEQFPERLVRTFEAAE